Proteins encoded in a region of the Rhodococcus sp. SBT000017 genome:
- a CDS encoding TlpA family protein disulfide reductase, whose protein sequence is MNKSALRWSLVALILVVGMVYALWPRNDAAPTAQPMDSPGLGQRAPGTDERRAVDTLEALAPLRQDAGLAGCPTPSGTSAGPLTGITLECIGDGSYVDLGQALAGRPALLNIWAYWCGPCAEELPYLQQYAERAGEKIEVLTVHNDANEANGLTRLTDYGITLPGVQDGAGRVVAAVGAPNVLPVSVLISADGTVAKVLPQPFRSVDDIADAVRVNLGVDS, encoded by the coding sequence GTGAACAAGTCTGCTCTGCGGTGGTCACTGGTCGCTCTGATCCTGGTGGTCGGGATGGTCTACGCGCTGTGGCCCCGCAACGACGCCGCACCCACCGCCCAGCCCATGGACTCTCCCGGCCTCGGGCAACGAGCGCCGGGGACGGACGAACGTCGCGCAGTCGACACGCTCGAGGCCCTCGCACCACTGAGGCAGGACGCCGGTCTCGCGGGATGTCCGACGCCGTCGGGAACGTCAGCCGGCCCGCTGACGGGCATCACACTCGAATGCATCGGCGACGGTTCGTACGTCGACCTCGGCCAGGCACTCGCGGGCCGCCCGGCCCTGCTCAACATCTGGGCGTACTGGTGCGGGCCGTGTGCCGAAGAGCTGCCCTACCTGCAGCAATACGCCGAACGAGCCGGCGAGAAGATCGAGGTCTTGACGGTCCACAACGACGCCAACGAGGCCAACGGTCTGACGCGGCTCACCGACTACGGCATCACTCTGCCTGGAGTTCAGGACGGCGCAGGCCGCGTCGTCGCCGCCGTGGGAGCACCGAACGTGCTTCCCGTTTCCGTTTTGATATCTGCGGATGGCACTGTCGCCAAGGTGCTGCCACAACCCTTCCGGAGCGTCGACGACATCGCCGACGCCGTTCGCGTGAACCTCGGGGTCGATTCGTGA
- a CDS encoding CoA pyrophosphatase — MLDVAGRAGGLTDTTGINPVLQRQAPPSDRPRSAAVLVLFGGPADADPGAPGGLPADADVLLTQRASTLRDHSGQIAFPGGATDPGDDGPIGTALREAQEETGLDPAGVVPLATMPGIYVPPSRFDVVPVLSYWKQPTPVRVVDPGETERVVRVPLRELLDPDNRFQVRHPAGYRGPAFAVQGMLVWGFTGGILAGLLAVSGWEPEWDSGDVRDLEASLTAVGARLDR, encoded by the coding sequence ATGCTCGACGTCGCAGGCAGGGCGGGCGGACTGACCGACACCACCGGCATCAACCCGGTGCTACAGCGTCAAGCGCCGCCGTCCGACCGGCCGCGATCCGCCGCTGTGTTGGTGTTGTTCGGCGGACCTGCCGACGCCGATCCCGGTGCGCCCGGCGGACTGCCCGCCGACGCCGACGTCCTGCTGACCCAGCGTGCGTCGACTCTGCGAGATCACAGCGGACAAATCGCGTTCCCCGGTGGGGCGACCGACCCGGGCGACGACGGCCCGATCGGTACGGCACTGCGCGAGGCGCAGGAGGAAACCGGACTCGATCCGGCGGGCGTCGTGCCACTGGCGACGATGCCCGGCATCTACGTTCCGCCGTCGCGCTTCGACGTGGTTCCGGTGCTCTCGTACTGGAAGCAGCCGACCCCGGTGCGCGTCGTCGATCCAGGCGAGACCGAGCGAGTGGTGCGAGTTCCGTTGCGCGAGTTGCTCGATCCGGACAATCGCTTCCAGGTGCGCCACCCGGCGGGCTACCGGGGGCCGGCGTTCGCTGTGCAGGGAATGCTGGTGTGGGGCTTCACGGGCGGTATCCTGGCGGGTCTGCTGGCTGTATCGGGCTGGGAGCCCGAGTGGGACTCGGGGGACGTACGCGATCTGGAGGCCAGCTTGACTGCGGTAGGAGCGAGGCTCGATCGGTGA
- the marP gene encoding acid resistance serine protease MarP encodes MTGSGWVDIAVVAIALLAASSGWRQGAVASALAFLGVVLGAVAGILVAPHVLEHVDGSRTRVFVGIALIVVLVIVGEVAGMVLGRALRSGIHSRGARSVDSTIGAGLQAAAVLAAAWLLAIPLTSSSQPEVASAVRGSTVLGKVDEVAPDWLRQVPEEFSALLDTSGLPDVIGPFGRTPVANVAAPDSGIAAGPIPVQLQSSVIKINGIAPSCQKALEGSGFVVGSDLVMTNAHVVAGTSEVTVDSPNGPLAADVVLFDPEEDVAVLRVSQLQAPVLPFAPAPAESGTDAIVLGYPGGGPYTASPARIREIINLSGPDIYRTGTVQREVYTVRGSVRQGNSGGPLVNSSGEVLGVVFGAAVDDPDTGFVLTATEIADELAQSFDAPVPVATGDCIV; translated from the coding sequence GTGACAGGTTCAGGGTGGGTCGATATCGCGGTGGTTGCCATCGCACTGCTGGCGGCGTCGTCGGGATGGCGGCAGGGGGCGGTGGCGTCGGCGCTGGCGTTTCTCGGTGTCGTTCTCGGTGCCGTCGCCGGAATTCTGGTGGCGCCGCACGTGCTCGAACACGTCGACGGTTCGCGAACGCGGGTGTTCGTCGGAATCGCACTGATCGTGGTGTTGGTGATCGTCGGTGAGGTGGCCGGCATGGTTCTCGGGCGGGCACTGCGTAGCGGAATCCATTCGCGCGGAGCACGATCCGTCGACAGCACCATCGGTGCCGGGTTGCAGGCCGCAGCCGTTCTCGCGGCCGCGTGGCTGCTCGCCATCCCACTGACGTCGTCCTCGCAGCCCGAGGTCGCCAGTGCGGTCCGCGGCTCGACGGTCCTGGGCAAAGTCGACGAGGTGGCACCCGACTGGTTGCGGCAGGTACCCGAGGAATTCTCGGCGTTGCTCGATACGTCCGGGCTCCCCGACGTCATCGGACCGTTCGGACGCACCCCGGTCGCGAACGTCGCCGCACCCGATTCCGGGATCGCAGCGGGACCGATTCCGGTGCAACTGCAATCGAGCGTCATCAAGATCAACGGCATCGCGCCGAGCTGCCAGAAGGCGCTGGAAGGTTCGGGCTTCGTCGTCGGATCGGATCTGGTGATGACCAACGCGCACGTCGTCGCAGGCACGTCCGAGGTGACCGTCGATTCGCCGAACGGACCTCTGGCGGCCGACGTCGTGTTGTTCGACCCCGAAGAAGATGTTGCCGTGCTTCGGGTTTCGCAGCTCCAGGCCCCGGTGCTGCCGTTTGCGCCTGCACCGGCCGAATCCGGAACGGACGCCATCGTGCTCGGCTATCCCGGCGGCGGACCGTACACGGCGAGCCCGGCGCGCATCCGCGAGATCATCAACCTGAGCGGACCGGACATCTACCGCACGGGCACCGTCCAACGCGAGGTGTACACCGTCCGCGGATCGGTGCGGCAGGGCAACTCCGGTGGACCGCTGGTCAACTCGTCCGGAGAGGTACTCGGAGTCGTGTTCGGTGCCGCCGTCGACGACCCCGACACCGGATTCGTGCTGACGGCGACGGAGATCGCGGACGAACTTGCGCAGAGTTTCGATGCCCCGGTGCCGGTCGCCACGGGCGACTGCATCGTCTAG
- a CDS encoding alpha/beta fold hydrolase, whose translation MNQPDPSTVRYPGQWIHRDIHANGIRFHIVEVGEHAPDAPLVVLLHGFADFWYSWRHQLEALTRSGVRAIAVDLRGYGDSDKPPRGYDGWTLAGDIVGLVRALGYPHATFVGHADGGLVCWASVALHPRLVRSMVLINAPHPISLRRSVLKDSAQRAALLPHFVRYQVPLRPERLLTRRGGIAVEELMSSRAGSAWQGTEDFSDTTAKMRSAIRIPGAAHCALEYQRWAFRSQFRAEGRRFMDAVDVRTSIPVAQISGDLDPYVLPTTLDRDRHWAPGLTRRTVRDVGHYVHQEAPDVVSEEILRVVRES comes from the coding sequence ATGAATCAGCCCGATCCGTCCACGGTCCGATATCCGGGACAGTGGATCCATCGCGACATCCACGCCAACGGAATCCGGTTCCACATCGTGGAGGTCGGCGAACACGCTCCGGACGCACCGCTGGTGGTTCTGCTGCACGGCTTCGCCGACTTCTGGTACTCGTGGCGACACCAACTCGAGGCGCTTACGCGCTCGGGTGTCCGCGCCATCGCCGTCGACCTGCGCGGATACGGTGACTCCGACAAGCCTCCACGCGGATACGACGGGTGGACCCTCGCCGGCGACATCGTCGGACTGGTTCGCGCCCTGGGTTATCCGCACGCCACGTTCGTCGGCCATGCAGACGGCGGTCTCGTCTGCTGGGCCAGTGTTGCGCTCCACCCCCGCCTGGTGCGTTCGATGGTGCTGATCAACGCCCCGCATCCCATCTCGCTACGTCGCTCCGTGTTGAAGGACTCCGCGCAGCGCGCTGCCCTGCTGCCACACTTCGTTCGCTACCAGGTTCCGTTGCGCCCCGAGAGACTGCTGACGCGTCGAGGCGGCATCGCGGTGGAAGAGCTGATGAGCAGCCGCGCCGGGTCCGCGTGGCAGGGCACCGAGGATTTCTCGGACACCACGGCAAAGATGCGGTCGGCCATCCGAATTCCGGGTGCCGCGCACTGCGCACTCGAATATCAGCGCTGGGCGTTCCGCAGCCAGTTCCGTGCCGAGGGCCGCCGCTTCATGGACGCCGTGGACGTACGCACCTCGATCCCCGTCGCGCAGATCAGCGGCGACCTCGACCCGTATGTGCTGCCCACCACCCTCGACAGAGATCGACACTGGGCACCGGGGCTGACGCGTCGAACGGTGCGGGACGTGGGGCATTACGTGCACCAGGAAGCACCCGACGTGGTGTCCGAGGAGATTCTGCGGGTCGTGCGCGAGAGCTAG
- a CDS encoding phage holin family protein, with product MSVSNDKGYGNGVPNTISSIPLTDVDARTPGSASIGNLVKDATTQVSTLVRAEVALAKAEVTGEVKKGLQGSVFFIIALTVLLFSSFFFFFFAAELLDVWLYRWAAFLIVFVFMVLAAALFGFLGYRRVKKLRKPEKTIDSLKQASTVLPNQHDSIPGVPGYKK from the coding sequence TTGAGCGTCAGCAATGACAAGGGATACGGAAACGGCGTCCCGAACACGATTTCGTCGATACCTCTGACCGATGTCGATGCCCGCACCCCTGGTAGCGCCAGCATCGGAAATCTCGTCAAGGACGCCACCACTCAGGTCTCGACGCTCGTGCGCGCCGAAGTCGCCCTCGCCAAGGCCGAGGTCACCGGCGAGGTCAAGAAGGGTCTGCAGGGCAGCGTCTTCTTCATCATCGCGTTGACGGTGCTGCTGTTCAGCTCCTTCTTCTTCTTCTTCTTCGCCGCAGAGCTGCTCGATGTGTGGCTCTACCGTTGGGCCGCCTTCCTCATCGTGTTCGTATTCATGGTGTTGGCCGCGGCGCTGTTCGGATTCCTGGGCTACCGCAGGGTCAAGAAGCTGCGCAAGCCCGAGAAGACCATCGACTCGCTCAAGCAGGCGTCGACGGTGCTGCCGAACCAGCACGATTCCATCCCCGGAGTTCCCGGCTACAAGAAGTAG
- a CDS encoding MFS transporter, which yields MSSAHAVAPDGAIPAPQVPRSRIVIASMVGTSIEFFDFYIYATAAVLVFPRLFFPAGNDTTALLASFATFGLAFVARPIGSILFGHFGDRIGRKATLVGSLLTMGVATFAIGLLPTYAAVGLWAPALLAIMRFTQGVGLGGEWSGAALLATETAKPGKRAWAAMYPQLGAPIGFFFANGIFLLIVIATGYDSVNSGADHAFLTWGWRIPFLLSAVMVIIGLYVRLKLEETPVFKLAVERGQKVKTPLAQVFKTSWRQLIIGTFVMLATYTLFYIMTTWVVSYGTGQVSDVNGPKLAIPYTDFLELQLIAVLFFAALIPVAGLLADKYGRRPTLIVITTAIVLFGLSFHWFADPASASAGKMLVFMCVGLGLMGLTFGPMSAVLPELFPTNVRYTGSGISYNTASILGAAVAPFIATWLVSSYGVGWVGVYLAIAATLTLIALLIMKETRDQSLDSV from the coding sequence GTGAGTTCAGCACACGCCGTCGCCCCCGACGGCGCAATTCCCGCACCCCAGGTGCCGCGGTCACGCATCGTGATCGCCTCGATGGTCGGCACGTCCATCGAGTTCTTCGACTTCTACATCTATGCCACCGCCGCAGTGCTCGTCTTCCCCCGTCTGTTCTTCCCGGCGGGCAACGACACCACCGCGCTGCTGGCGTCGTTCGCGACCTTCGGCCTCGCCTTCGTAGCGCGACCCATCGGGTCGATTCTGTTCGGCCACTTCGGCGATCGCATCGGCCGCAAGGCGACCCTCGTCGGGTCCCTGCTCACGATGGGTGTCGCGACGTTCGCGATCGGACTGTTGCCGACGTACGCCGCGGTGGGCCTGTGGGCTCCGGCGCTGCTGGCGATCATGCGCTTCACCCAGGGCGTCGGCCTCGGCGGCGAGTGGAGCGGTGCGGCTCTGCTGGCCACCGAAACCGCCAAGCCGGGCAAGCGGGCCTGGGCGGCGATGTACCCGCAGCTGGGCGCACCCATCGGGTTCTTCTTCGCCAACGGCATCTTCCTGCTCATCGTCATCGCGACGGGCTACGACTCGGTCAACTCCGGCGCCGACCATGCGTTCCTCACCTGGGGCTGGCGAATTCCGTTCCTGCTCAGCGCCGTCATGGTCATCATCGGCCTGTACGTCCGGCTCAAGCTAGAGGAGACGCCGGTGTTCAAGCTGGCCGTCGAGCGCGGCCAGAAGGTCAAGACTCCGCTCGCGCAGGTGTTCAAGACCAGTTGGCGTCAGCTGATCATCGGAACGTTCGTCATGCTCGCCACCTACACGCTGTTCTACATCATGACCACGTGGGTGGTCAGCTACGGAACGGGCCAGGTGTCCGACGTCAACGGCCCGAAGCTCGCCATTCCGTACACCGACTTCCTGGAGCTGCAGCTCATCGCGGTGCTGTTCTTCGCGGCGCTGATTCCGGTGGCCGGGCTGCTGGCCGACAAGTACGGCCGTCGTCCCACGCTGATCGTCATCACCACGGCGATCGTGCTGTTCGGTCTGTCGTTCCACTGGTTCGCAGATCCGGCGTCCGCCTCGGCGGGCAAGATGCTGGTGTTCATGTGCGTCGGCCTCGGACTGATGGGCCTGACCTTCGGCCCGATGAGTGCCGTTCTGCCCGAACTGTTTCCGACGAACGTGCGCTACACGGGCTCGGGAATCTCGTACAACACCGCGTCGATCCTCGGTGCCGCAGTGGCACCGTTCATCGCCACCTGGCTGGTGAGTTCCTACGGCGTCGGCTGGGTGGGCGTGTACCTCGCCATCGCTGCGACGTTGACGCTGATCGCCCTGCTGATCATGAAGGAAACACGGGATCAGTCGCTCGACAGCGTGTAG
- the acs gene encoding acetate--CoA ligase gives MTTSTSGTDETVVASYAPSAEFTAAANAGADLYASAEKDRLGFWAEQARRLHWHTPFTEVLDWSDAPVAKWFADGELNVAYNCVDRHVIDGHGDQVAIHWEGEPGDSRDVTYADLLADVSQAANTLTELGLVSGDRVAIYMPMIPEAIVSMLACARLGLTHSVVFAGFSATALRSRIDDAEAKLVITTDGQWRRGKPAPIKDTVDEAVDGAASIEHVLVVKRTDSDVAWTEGRDLWWHETVAKASKDHEAQPFPAEHPLFILYTSGTTGKPKGIIHTSGGYLTQTSYTHHNVFDHKAGKDVYWCTADIGWVTGHSYIVYGPLSNRATQVVYEGTPNSPDEHRHWNVIEKYKVSIYYTSPTLVRTFMKWGKDIPEAHDLTSIRLLGSVGEPINPEAWRWFRDVVGGGTAPIVDTWWQTETGAIMISPLPGVTATKPGSAMAPLPGISAKIVDDDAKPLGNGGNGYLVLDEPWPSMLRGIWGDMDRYKDTYWSRYAEEGWYFAGDGAKYDEDGALWVLGRVDDVMNVSGHRISTSEVESALVTHHSVAEAAVVGAADDTTGQGIVAFVILRAGEENTGDALIAELKAQVSKEISPIAKPREISIVPELPKTRSGKIMRRLLRDVAEGRELGDVSTLVDPKVFEAIKKGR, from the coding sequence ATGACGACCAGTACCTCTGGAACCGACGAGACCGTGGTTGCCTCCTACGCACCCTCGGCCGAGTTCACGGCTGCGGCGAACGCCGGAGCCGACCTCTACGCCTCCGCGGAAAAGGATCGACTCGGGTTCTGGGCCGAGCAGGCTCGCCGGCTCCACTGGCACACCCCGTTCACCGAGGTGCTCGACTGGTCCGACGCCCCCGTGGCCAAGTGGTTCGCCGACGGAGAGCTCAACGTCGCCTACAACTGCGTCGACCGCCACGTCATCGACGGACACGGCGACCAGGTGGCAATCCACTGGGAAGGCGAGCCCGGCGACAGCCGCGACGTCACCTACGCCGATCTGCTCGCCGACGTCAGCCAGGCCGCCAACACCCTGACCGAACTCGGCCTCGTCTCCGGCGACCGTGTCGCGATCTACATGCCCATGATCCCCGAGGCCATCGTCTCGATGCTCGCCTGCGCTCGCCTCGGACTGACCCACTCGGTCGTCTTCGCCGGCTTCTCCGCCACCGCACTGCGCTCACGCATCGACGACGCCGAAGCCAAACTCGTCATCACCACCGACGGCCAGTGGCGACGCGGCAAGCCCGCCCCCATCAAGGACACCGTCGACGAGGCCGTCGACGGAGCCGCCTCGATCGAACACGTCCTCGTCGTCAAGCGCACCGACTCCGACGTCGCGTGGACCGAGGGACGCGACCTGTGGTGGCACGAGACCGTCGCGAAGGCGTCGAAAGACCATGAAGCGCAGCCGTTCCCGGCCGAGCATCCCCTCTTCATCCTGTACACCTCCGGTACGACGGGTAAGCCCAAGGGCATCATCCACACCTCCGGCGGCTACCTGACGCAGACCTCGTACACCCACCACAACGTCTTCGACCACAAGGCAGGCAAAGACGTCTACTGGTGCACCGCCGACATCGGCTGGGTCACCGGGCACTCCTACATCGTCTACGGTCCGCTCTCGAATCGCGCGACGCAGGTCGTCTACGAGGGAACGCCCAATTCGCCCGACGAGCACCGGCATTGGAACGTCATCGAGAAGTACAAGGTCTCGATCTACTACACCTCCCCCACCCTCGTTCGTACGTTCATGAAGTGGGGCAAGGACATTCCGGAGGCGCACGATCTGACCTCGATCCGTCTGCTCGGCTCCGTCGGCGAGCCGATCAACCCCGAGGCGTGGCGCTGGTTCCGCGACGTCGTCGGCGGCGGAACCGCCCCGATCGTCGACACCTGGTGGCAGACCGAGACCGGCGCGATCATGATCTCCCCGCTGCCCGGCGTCACCGCCACCAAGCCCGGCTCCGCGATGGCCCCGCTGCCCGGTATCTCCGCCAAGATCGTCGACGACGACGCCAAGCCACTGGGCAACGGCGGCAACGGATATCTCGTGCTCGACGAGCCGTGGCCGTCGATGCTGCGCGGCATCTGGGGCGACATGGACCGCTACAAGGACACCTACTGGTCGCGTTACGCCGAGGAAGGCTGGTACTTCGCCGGTGACGGTGCCAAGTACGACGAGGACGGTGCCCTGTGGGTCCTCGGCCGCGTCGACGACGTCATGAACGTCTCCGGCCACCGCATCTCCACCTCCGAGGTGGAATCGGCACTGGTCACCCATCATAGTGTCGCCGAGGCCGCGGTGGTCGGTGCCGCCGACGACACCACCGGTCAGGGCATCGTCGCGTTCGTCATCCTGCGGGCCGGCGAGGAGAACACCGGCGACGCGTTGATCGCGGAACTCAAAGCACAGGTCTCCAAAGAGATTTCGCCGATCGCCAAGCCACGCGAGATCTCCATCGTGCCGGAGTTGCCGAAAACGCGTTCGGGCAAGATCATGCGCCGCCTGCTGCGCGACGTGGCCGAGGGCCGCGAACTCGGCGACGTTTCCACCCTCGTCGACCCGAAGGTATTCGAGGCGATCAAGAAGGGTCGCTGA
- a CDS encoding ABC transporter substrate-binding protein: MRIKRAAVVTTAVLMSASLLAACGGGGSSSGGSGDGIYSIYIAEPENPLVPGNTTESEGSQVLEALFTPLVTFNDEDNSVEYNGVAESVESEDNTTWTVKLKDGWTFHDGTPVTAESYTKAWSYNALSTNAFGASYFFENIEGYADLQGSETAEPTATDLSGLNVVDDTTFTVQLTGPFAIFPLTLGYTAFDPLPEAFYADPDAFGARPIGNGPFKADEDFVPGQGFTVTKYDDYAGDNAAQSAGVNFKVYTEVSTGYNDVQGGGLDVMLDLPEDAWATARDTFGDRYGERARPDITSLGFPTYDPRFQDPNVRKAFSMAIDRQAIATAIFTDTRTPADSFASPVVEGYREDACGANCELNPDEANRLLDEAGFDRSQPVDLWFNAGAGHDPWMTAVGNQLRDNLGVNYALRGDLQFAQYLPLQDAQGMTGPFRSGWIMDYPSIYNFLSPLYSVSALPPAGSNATFFNDPAFDAALVEGNNAEDIDAATEDYQKAEDILIDQMPATPLFYGLNQAVWSDRVSDVKIDNRGNIILEDVVVS; the protein is encoded by the coding sequence TTGCGTATCAAACGTGCCGCGGTCGTCACCACGGCTGTGCTGATGAGTGCGAGCCTGCTCGCCGCCTGTGGTGGCGGAGGCTCGAGCTCCGGTGGCAGTGGAGACGGGATCTACAGCATCTACATCGCCGAGCCGGAGAACCCGCTGGTTCCCGGTAACACTACCGAGAGCGAAGGCAGCCAGGTCCTCGAGGCGCTCTTCACTCCGCTGGTCACGTTCAACGACGAGGACAACAGCGTCGAGTACAACGGCGTTGCCGAGTCCGTCGAATCCGAGGACAACACCACCTGGACCGTCAAGCTCAAGGACGGCTGGACGTTCCACGACGGCACGCCCGTCACCGCCGAGTCCTACACCAAGGCGTGGAGCTACAACGCGTTGAGCACCAACGCATTCGGTGCGTCCTACTTCTTCGAGAACATCGAAGGCTACGCAGATCTGCAGGGCAGCGAGACCGCCGAGCCCACCGCGACCGACCTGAGTGGCCTGAACGTCGTCGACGACACGACCTTCACCGTCCAGCTCACCGGACCGTTCGCCATCTTCCCGCTGACGCTCGGCTACACCGCGTTCGATCCGCTGCCCGAGGCGTTCTACGCCGACCCCGACGCTTTCGGCGCTCGCCCGATCGGTAACGGCCCGTTCAAGGCCGACGAGGACTTCGTTCCCGGACAGGGATTCACCGTCACCAAGTACGACGATTACGCAGGCGACAATGCGGCACAGTCCGCAGGCGTCAACTTCAAGGTCTACACCGAGGTGAGCACCGGCTACAACGACGTTCAGGGTGGCGGACTCGACGTCATGCTCGACCTCCCCGAGGACGCGTGGGCCACCGCTCGCGATACGTTCGGTGACCGGTACGGCGAGCGCGCTCGCCCGGACATCACCTCACTCGGCTTCCCGACGTACGATCCGCGCTTCCAGGATCCGAACGTGCGCAAGGCATTCTCGATGGCCATCGATCGCCAGGCCATCGCGACCGCGATCTTCACCGATACCCGTACTCCGGCAGACTCTTTCGCCTCTCCCGTGGTCGAGGGCTACCGCGAGGACGCTTGTGGAGCCAACTGCGAGCTCAACCCGGACGAGGCCAACCGTCTGCTCGACGAGGCCGGATTCGACCGCAGCCAGCCGGTGGACCTGTGGTTCAACGCCGGTGCGGGCCACGATCCGTGGATGACCGCGGTGGGCAACCAGTTGCGCGACAACCTGGGCGTGAACTACGCGCTGCGTGGCGACCTCCAGTTCGCGCAGTACCTGCCGCTGCAGGACGCTCAGGGCATGACCGGACCCTTCCGCTCGGGTTGGATCATGGACTACCCGTCGATCTACAACTTCCTCAGCCCGCTGTACTCGGTGTCGGCCTTGCCGCCGGCCGGCAGCAACGCCACCTTCTTCAACGACCCGGCATTCGACGCCGCTCTGGTAGAAGGCAACAACGCCGAGGACATCGACGCTGCTACCGAGGACTACCAGAAGGCCGAGGACATCCTGATCGATCAGATGCCCGCGACCCCGCTGTTCTACGGCCTGAACCAGGCCGTGTGGTCCGACCGCGTCTCCGACGTCAAGATCGACAACCGAGGCAACATCATCCTCGAGGACGTCGTAGTCAGCTGA
- a CDS encoding ABC transporter permease yields MGRYITRRLLLTIPVLIGSSFLIFAMVYALPGDPIRALAGDRPLAPGVVAQLRDEFNLDDNLFVQYFKYIGGFFQGDFGTDFSGRPVLDTIERALPVTVRLTIVAVVIETIMGIAAGVLAALKRGSFFDNLVLISTTLLVSVPVFVLGFIAQFTLGLKLGLFPISGINDGWSSYLLPGLVLASLSMAYVARLTRTSVAESMAADYIRTAKSKGISNRRIIVRHALRNSLIPVVTFIGADVGGLLGGAIVTETVFNLPGLGRAIYDGLARQEGAVVVGIVTLFVFFYIFFNLVVDVLYAVLDPRIRYE; encoded by the coding sequence GTGGGTCGCTACATCACTCGCCGATTACTGCTGACGATTCCCGTCCTGATCGGCTCCTCGTTCTTGATCTTCGCGATGGTCTACGCGCTGCCGGGTGATCCCATCCGCGCCCTCGCTGGAGATCGCCCCCTCGCCCCCGGCGTCGTCGCCCAGCTGCGCGACGAGTTCAACCTCGACGACAACCTCTTCGTGCAGTACTTCAAGTACATCGGTGGCTTCTTCCAAGGCGACTTCGGTACCGACTTCTCCGGACGCCCCGTCCTCGACACCATCGAGCGGGCACTTCCGGTCACGGTCCGATTGACCATCGTGGCCGTCGTCATCGAGACCATCATGGGTATCGCCGCAGGCGTGCTCGCCGCCCTCAAGCGCGGATCCTTCTTCGACAACCTGGTGCTCATCTCGACGACGCTGCTGGTGTCGGTGCCGGTGTTCGTTCTCGGCTTCATCGCCCAGTTCACCCTCGGTCTCAAGTTGGGGCTCTTCCCGATCTCCGGCATCAACGACGGCTGGTCGAGTTACCTGCTTCCCGGATTGGTGCTCGCATCGCTGTCGATGGCGTACGTGGCTCGTCTGACGCGCACCTCGGTGGCCGAATCGATGGCCGCGGACTACATCCGCACCGCGAAGTCGAAGGGAATCAGCAACCGGCGCATCATCGTTCGCCATGCGTTGCGCAACTCGCTGATTCCTGTCGTCACCTTCATCGGTGCCGATGTCGGTGGCCTGCTCGGCGGGGCCATCGTGACCGAGACGGTGTTCAACCTGCCCGGTCTCGGCCGCGCGATCTACGACGGCCTGGCCCGCCAGGAAGGTGCCGTCGTCGTCGGCATCGTGACGCTCTTCGTGTTCTTCTACATCTTCTTCAACCTCGTGGTGGACGTTCTCTACGCGGTACTCGATCCTAGGATTCGCTATGAATAA
- a CDS encoding ABC transporter permease — translation MNKEDSSAAQHAADEGQPGNVATGEAVELVGQASLWGNAWKFLRKSPFFIIGTFLLLVLLVMAVFPQLFARGIDPRVCSLSNSGQKPSAAHWFGTDIQGCDYYANVIYGARISLSIGVLSVIGVLIIGVLIGALAGYFGGAIDSVLARFTDVFFGIPLLLGALILLTVTAQRTIFTVSLALVAFGWMTAMRLVRSSVISIKNSEYVQAAQALGASTYRILVRHILPNALAPVIIYATISVGTFIAAEATLTFLGIGLQAPEISWGLQINLGQARFLTAPHLVLFPAAFLSVTVLAFIMLGDALRDALDPKRN, via the coding sequence ATGAATAAAGAAGATTCGAGCGCAGCTCAGCACGCCGCAGACGAGGGCCAGCCCGGCAACGTCGCCACCGGTGAGGCCGTCGAGCTGGTCGGTCAGGCCAGCCTGTGGGGCAACGCGTGGAAGTTTCTGCGCAAGAGCCCGTTCTTCATCATCGGCACGTTCCTGCTGCTGGTGCTGCTGGTGATGGCGGTGTTCCCGCAACTGTTCGCCCGCGGCATCGACCCGCGAGTGTGCTCTCTGTCGAATTCCGGTCAGAAACCCAGTGCAGCACACTGGTTCGGTACCGACATCCAGGGCTGCGACTACTACGCCAACGTCATCTACGGTGCGCGCATCTCGCTGTCCATCGGTGTGCTCTCGGTGATCGGCGTACTGATCATCGGCGTTCTGATCGGTGCTCTCGCCGGCTACTTCGGCGGTGCGATCGACAGCGTCCTGGCGCGCTTCACCGACGTGTTCTTCGGAATTCCGCTGCTGCTCGGTGCCCTGATCCTGCTCACCGTCACCGCCCAGCGCACCATCTTCACCGTGTCGTTGGCCCTGGTGGCCTTCGGCTGGATGACGGCGATGCGCCTGGTGCGATCGTCGGTGATCTCGATCAAGAACAGTGAATACGTCCAGGCGGCACAGGCATTGGGAGCGTCGACCTACCGCATTCTGGTGCGACACATCCTTCCCAACGCGCTGGCTCCGGTGATCATCTACGCCACCATCTCGGTGGGTACGTTCATCGCGGCCGAGGCGACGCTGACGTTCCTCGGAATCGGATTGCAGGCGCCCGAGATCTCCTGGGGCCTACAGATCAACCTCGGTCAGGCCAGGTTCCTCACGGCACCGCACCTGGTGCTGTTCCCGGCCGCGTTCCTCTCCGTCACGGTGCTCGCGTTCATCATGCTCGGTGACGCACTCCGTGACGCACTCGATCCGAAACGGAACTGA